The Candidatus Methylomirabilota bacterium genome contains the following window.
CGACGAGCGCCATCAGCTTTTCCATGCCGCGGTGGTGGTAGCCGAGGCCCAGGCGCGCCGCTGGGATGCCGAAGCGGGCATCGTCTGCGGCGATGCGGATGTCGCAGGTGAGGGCGATGCCGACGCCCCCGCCGACGCAGTAGCCGTGAATCATGGCCAGCAGAGGCTTCGACAGCGTGGCCAGGGCCTCCTGCCCGCGGGCGGAGATCTGGCGGTACTCCTCCTCGTCGGCCATGTTGCGGCGGCGGTCTTTGAACTGCGAGATGTCGGCGCCGGCCACGAAGGCCCGGTCGCCGGCACCGCGCAGGATGACCACGCGGATGGTGTCGTCGGTGGCCAGGTCGTGGACGTAATCCGGCATGAGCTGCCACATCTCCTGGCTCACGGCGTTGCGCTTCTCCGGCTGGTTGAAGACGATCCAGCCGATCGGCCCGTCCTTCTCCAGCATCAGCTTCGGCGTCTCGGTCATGGCAAGCGGTCTCCTGGGATCTTATGGCCGGCCGGCGACCGGACGGGCCGTGGGCGCATCGAAGACGGGGTTGTCGGTCCAGAACCGGTGTGAGACCTCGAGGTCGCGTACGTTGAGGACCGCGTGGTTGATGCCGCGGGGAGGCTGGGGGTGGGCCGGCGGTGCGGGAACGTCGTTCGCCATGGTGCCCTCCATGACCGGTCAGATACGGGGCGACGGCCCGGTCGCCGTGGCCCGCGTGACGACGAGCATTGTAGCGCACCCACGCGCGGGGTGCTGCCCGCTCCTCGGCCTGGCTGCGTGCCCACCCTTCGCCTCCGCTGAGACGCGCCGCCAGGGCTGCCGCGCCTGAGTTATATTCTCCGGACCGCACGAGGAGGCGCCGGCATGGACAAGCTGACGGGCGGACAGGCCGTGGTCGAGTTGCTGAAGGCCGAGCAGGTGCGGCACATCTTCGGGATCGTGGGCGCGACGTTCCTGGACGTCCTCGATGCGCTCTACGACGAGCGCAGCGTGGCGTACATCAACGTGCGCCACGAACAGGCCGCCGCCTTCATGGCCGACGGATTGGCTCGCGTGACCGATTTGCCGGGCGTCTGCCTCGTGACCAGCGGTCCGGGGGCCACCAACCTCCTGACAGGGGTGGCGGCGGCGTACGTGGCCCATTCCCCCGTCGTCGTCCTCGTCGGGGGCATCTCCCTGGAGCATTCCCAGAAAGACGCGTTCCAGGAATTCGACCTGATCAGCATGTTCCGACCCGTGACCAAGCTCGCCGTCCAGATCACCAGGCCCGAACGCATCCCCGAGCTGCTGCGCTCGGCGTTTCGCGCCGCCATGACGGGCCGTCGCGGCCCCGTCTTCGTCGAGATTCCTCGCGACGTCCTGAACGACCAGGTGGTGAGCGCCGAGCTCCTCGCCCCCGAAAGGTACCGGGTCACTCAGCCGCAGCCGCCCCACCCGGAGGCCATTCGCGAGGCGGCGCGTCGGCTGCGCCAGGCGGAGCGCCCCCTCCTGCTGGTCGGCGGCGGTGTCAGCCGGGCCGATGCCAACGCGCTGGTCGTTCGCCTGGGCGAGCAGTGCTCGATGCCGATGATCACCGCCTACGGCCGGAACGACGCCGTGCCCAACGCGCATCCTTTATATGTAGGCCCCCTCGGGCGCGCCGGCTCACCGGAGGCGGCCGCCGCCTGCCGACGGGCCGACCTGCTCCTGGTCGTCGGCTCGCGGCTCGCGCACTTCACGTCCCACTTCGACGATCGCTACATCCGGCCGGGGACGCCGATCATCCAGATCGACGTCGACAGCCGCGACATCGGTCGCTACTATCCGGTCGCCGTCGGCATCCAGGCCGACGCCCGGGAAGCCTGCCTGGCCCTCCTCGAGGCGCTCGCTGGGGACGGCGTCTCCCACGACCGGCCGGCGTGGCGGAAAGAAGCGGAAACCCTTCGAGACCAGCGCCGCGCTCGGCTCGCGGCCGAGGCCGGCCTCGAGGCGAAGCCCATGAAGCCTCAGCGTGTCTATGCGGAGCTGCGTCGCGCCCTGCCGCCGGAGACGATCGTCACCCTCGATGCCGGAGCGGCACCCGCCTACGGATACGATCGCCTGCACTTCGCGCGGCCCCGCACGCTTCTCACGCCGCTCGATCTCGGAGGGCTGGGCTTCGCCTTTCCCGAGGCCCTCGGCGCCAAGCTCGGCCGCCCCCAGGCGCCGGTGCTCGCCATCCACGAGGATGGAGGCTTCCTGATGAACGCTCAGGAGCTGGAGACGGCCGTGCGGCACGGCATCAACGTCGTGACCGTGGTGATGAACAACGGGTGCTGGGGATCGGAGAAGGCCTACCAGAAGCACTTCTACGGCGGGCGGTACATCGGCTGTGACATCGGGAACCCGCGCTACGACCAGTACGCCAGGCTCTTCGGCGCCGAGGGGTATTATGTGGACCACCCCGATCAGGTCGGCGACGCGATTCAGGCGGCGCTCTCCTCCGGCAAGCCCGCGGTCGTCGAAATCCCGATCGACCCTGAAGAGTTCCCCACCCCGGCGACGGCGGTCCGCCGGGAGGCAGCGAGTTCGCAGCGGTGACTGCTGCCCGGAAGGAGGGAGTGTCGCAGGGAACGCCGGGAGCCGGCGCGGAGTTGTCCGCCTGGCCCTCACCACGCCGGCCGTAGGCGGCGTCAACCCCCAACGTCCGTTTCACGAGGAGGACACCCATGAGGATGGAAAGGCTCCTGTCCCTGGTCGTCGGCACGGTGCTCGTCTTCGCGGCCGCTTCGGCAAGCGCGCAGGCGCAGGCGCCGCCGCCCTACGGCACCCCGATCTCGCTCGAGCAGGCCAAAAAGGTGATGACGGGCGCGGAGGCCGAGGCGCGCAAGAACAACTGGAACGTGGTGATCGCCATCCTGGACTCCGGCGGCAACGTCGTGATGCTCCACCGCATGGACGGCGCGCAGTTCGGGAGCATCGAGGTCGCGCGCGACAAGGCATACTCGGCGGTGGCCTTCCGCCGGCCCACCAAGGTGTTCGAGGACCTCGTCGGGCAGGGCGGCGCAAACCTGCGCCTCCTCCGACTCTCCGGCGCCAGCCCCCTCGAGGGCGGACTGCCCATCGTCATCGACGGGAGGATCGCCGGCGGGATCGGCGTCTCCGGCGTGACTTCCCAGCAGGACGCCCAGATCGGGCGGGCGGGGATCGAGGGCTTGAAGTAGGCGTAGCCCCGCGGCGGGCCGGGCTTCCTCTGCCCGGCCCGCCGCGGATGTACCGGCAACACGGCGTCGCCGGCGGGTCAGTTCTTCTTCAGCCGCACCACTTCCAGGGGCGCCGAGCGCGTCGACGTCGGGATCGGCGCCACAGGCGCAGGTCCCGTCACGAAGGCCGCACGCTCCATCGACCGGATCTTCGTTCTGATCCCCACGGCTCCGAGATACCCCGCGACCGCCTCCCCCAGCGGGGAATTGGGGGGAATGGATACAGATCCCCGGCATCGAAGCCGCTGGGGTAGCCGGCCTCCGCCAGCAGCTGCTGACCGATCGCGAGAGCCTTCTTCCTACCGCGTACTCTCCGGCAATGGCAAGTCCCGGCGCGGCGCGCCGCGGGCCTTTTGACATCATCGATCGGCAATAGTAACGTGCGCGAAAGATGGTGGACGTTCCTCCTCCCCACGGCGGCCGGTTGATCGATCGGGTCCTGCGCGGCGACGCGCTCCGCGACGCCCGGGCGCGCGCCGCGTCGCTGAAGCGGATCTCGTTCAACGCCCGGATGATGTCCGATCTCGAGCTCCTCGCCGTCGGCGCCTACAGCCCGCTCGAGGGGTTCATGGGCGAGGCCGACTACCGGGCCGTGCTGCGCGAGATGCGCCTGGCCAGGGGGCTTCCGTGGACGCTGCCGATCACGCTCGCGGTTCGGCGGGCCGCCGCCGACGAGCTGCGAGAGGGCGAGGACATCGCGCTCGTTACGCCGTGGGAGGAGCCGATCGGCATCCTCCACCTCCAGGAGCGCTTTCCCTACGACGGCCGCGAGGAGGCCCGGCTCGTCTACGGCACCGACGACCCGCGCCATCCCGGCGCCTCCTACCAGCTCACGCGCGGCGACGTCTTGCTGGCGGGCCCGGTCGATCTCATCGCGCGGCCGCCGCTCAAGGGCTTTGAGCCGTACCGGCTGGATCCCGCCGATGCCCGGGCGCGCTTCCGCGAGCTTGGCTGGCAAACCGTGGTCGGCTTCCAGAGCCACCAGCCGATGCACCGCGCCCACGAGTACATCCAGAAGTGCGCGCTGGAGCCGCTCGACGGGCTGTTCATCCACCCGCTGGTCGGCCAGACCAAACTGGACGAGCTGCCGTCGGAGGTGCGCGTCCGCTGCTACCAGGTGCTCGTGGAGCAGTACTATCCGAAGACCCGCGTCGTGCTGGCCGTCTTCCCCGGCGCCATGCGCTACGCCGGTCCGCGAGAGACGCTGTTCCACGCCCTGGTGAGGAAGAACTACGGGTGCACCCACTTCATCGTGGGACGCGAGTATGCGGGGATCGAGCGCGATTTCACCCCGATGACCGTCGACCAGATCTTCGGCGCGTTCGCGCCGGAGGAGCTGGGCATCATCCCCCTCTTCTTCGACGAAACGTTCTACTGCCGCCGCTGCGAAACCGTGACCTCGCCCAAAACCTGCCCGCACGGATCGCAGGATCGCGTGGCCCTGAGCGGCGCGGTGGTGCGCGAGCTGTTGGGACGTGGCGAGCTGGTCCCCACGGAGTTCGCCCGGCCCGAGGTCGCGGAGATCCTCCGGAACTGGGTGCGCGGGGCCGACGTCGCCACCGCGGCGCCCGCGGCGCCCGCCGAGGTCAAGAAGGAGACCAAGGCCCAGCGGGCCGAGCGGCTCAAGCGGGAGCTGAACCCCTGGGAGCAGCTCGAAGCGATCCGGCGCTTTGCCCGCGAGGGCTATCAGTCCATCCCGGCGGCGTGGCTCAACACCTACTTCCGCTGGTGGGGCGTCTACACTCAGGGCGACGGCATCGGCGCCGTCGGGGGCAAGGCCGGCGAGGGCAAGGCCGTGCCCTACTTCATGGTCAGGATCCGCATCCCCAACGGCCAGCTCTTCTCGCACCAGCTCCGGATGATCGCCCGCTTCGCCGAGCGCAGCGCGCGGGGCCAGGCCGACATCACGGTCCGCGAGAACATCCAGCTTCACTGGGTTCCCATCG
Protein-coding sequences here:
- a CDS encoding thiamine pyrophosphate-binding protein, with amino-acid sequence MDKLTGGQAVVELLKAEQVRHIFGIVGATFLDVLDALYDERSVAYINVRHEQAAAFMADGLARVTDLPGVCLVTSGPGATNLLTGVAAAYVAHSPVVVLVGGISLEHSQKDAFQEFDLISMFRPVTKLAVQITRPERIPELLRSAFRAAMTGRRGPVFVEIPRDVLNDQVVSAELLAPERYRVTQPQPPHPEAIREAARRLRQAERPLLLVGGGVSRADANALVVRLGEQCSMPMITAYGRNDAVPNAHPLYVGPLGRAGSPEAAAACRRADLLLVVGSRLAHFTSHFDDRYIRPGTPIIQIDVDSRDIGRYYPVAVGIQADAREACLALLEALAGDGVSHDRPAWRKEAETLRDQRRARLAAEAGLEAKPMKPQRVYAELRRALPPETIVTLDAGAAPAYGYDRLHFARPRTLLTPLDLGGLGFAFPEALGAKLGRPQAPVLAIHEDGGFLMNAQELETAVRHGINVVTVVMNNGCWGSEKAYQKHFYGGRYIGCDIGNPRYDQYARLFGAEGYYVDHPDQVGDAIQAALSSGKPAVVEIPIDPEEFPTPATAVRREAASSQR
- a CDS encoding heme-binding protein — encoded protein: MRMERLLSLVVGTVLVFAAASASAQAQAPPPYGTPISLEQAKKVMTGAEAEARKNNWNVVIAILDSGGNVVMLHRMDGAQFGSIEVARDKAYSAVAFRRPTKVFEDLVGQGGANLRLLRLSGASPLEGGLPIVIDGRIAGGIGVSGVTSQQDAQIGRAGIEGLK
- a CDS encoding enoyl-CoA hydratase, whose protein sequence is MTETPKLMLEKDGPIGWIVFNQPEKRNAVSQEMWQLMPDYVHDLATDDTIRVVILRGAGDRAFVAGADISQFKDRRRNMADEEEYRQISARGQEALATLSKPLLAMIHGYCVGGGVGIALTCDIRIAADDARFGIPAARLGLGYHHRGMEKLMALVGPAYTKEIFFTARTDFSAPDALRMGLVNQVVPKAELEGFTRDYALTIARNAPLTLRSAKATVEQLLRPAAERDLALLDKLIADCFNSQDYQEGVKAFSEKRRPQFHGR
- the sat gene encoding sulfate adenylyltransferase — protein: MVDVPPPHGGRLIDRVLRGDALRDARARAASLKRISFNARMMSDLELLAVGAYSPLEGFMGEADYRAVLREMRLARGLPWTLPITLAVRRAAADELREGEDIALVTPWEEPIGILHLQERFPYDGREEARLVYGTDDPRHPGASYQLTRGDVLLAGPVDLIARPPLKGFEPYRLDPADARARFRELGWQTVVGFQSHQPMHRAHEYIQKCALEPLDGLFIHPLVGQTKLDELPSEVRVRCYQVLVEQYYPKTRVVLAVFPGAMRYAGPRETLFHALVRKNYGCTHFIVGREYAGIERDFTPMTVDQIFGAFAPEELGIIPLFFDETFYCRRCETVTSPKTCPHGSQDRVALSGAVVRELLGRGELVPTEFARPEVAEILRNWVRGADVATAAPAAPAEVKKETKAQRAERLKRELNPWEQLEAIRRFAREGYQSIPAAWLNTYFRWWGVYTQGDGIGAVGGKAGEGKAVPYFMVRIRIPNGQLFSHQLRMIARFAERSARGQADITVRENIQLHWVPIEDLPDLLESLWRSGLTTMGTCGDVTRNVTGCPMAGVDADELLDASPLVQAATRMLNGNPDFYNLPRKYKITITGCRAWCSYPEINDIGMTAVCHPASGEVGFSVRVGGGLSTNPHLALRLGAFVRANQALPVVRGITEIFRDSNVLRQDREKARLKFLFLQHGWTAERFQEELERRLGFSLEPAVTEVPPEDVYRDHVGIHAQKQDGYVYAGVAVLRGRLTADQMRTMADLADRYGTGELRTTTMQNLIILNARRPQSEALAREIEAADLRLQASPFWRGTIACTGTEFCKLALTETKGFARWLVEEMEARMPDFDQHLKIHVTGCPNSCGQHWIADLGIEGKKTKVEGTMVDAYYFCVGGAVGKHQRTARPIGYRAPATEVPDAIERLLRAYLARRRNGDSFREFAAGRTDEELRQFLAGQAGAAVARDASPGRPPHGVDG